The Solanum lycopersicum chromosome 6, SLM_r2.1 genome has a window encoding:
- the LOC101246934 gene encoding nuclear pore complex protein NUP50A isoform X2, with amino-acid sequence MGDADSLQPSKKRAAVKELSRDNPGLDDDNESSEQENGTFKRASDEVMANRRIVKVRKTASTTTTPSSNPFAAIQLVLPANTSTPAVTTTEAGNGTTTTKKTEDSNDQSEGIKKEETDVSKEANHEKESDKNSKLPKSKSESTADANVDKEKVDNPNEPNKPESTEKKAVGSENIKDDTETVTVVEKSADDIEVEGNKTENEMKKHVGGGKNDKDAETASFGSFQQLSSSQNAFTGLAGTGFANTTFSFGANSKEGSPLGFGSESGSSSVKKSEGTGFPSMQEVPIVTGEEHEKAIFTADSVLFEYLNGGWKERGKGELKLNISSGTGKARLVMRTRGNYRLILNANLYPEMKLASMDKKGVTFACMNSADDGKDGLSTIALKFKDASIIEEFRAAVMEHKNKIEVSLKTPPNSP; translated from the exons ATGGGGGACGCGGACTCTCTTCAACCATCAAAGAAAAGGGCTGCTGTAAAGGAACTATCACGAGATAATCCTGGtcttgatgatgataatgagtCATCTGAACAGGAGAATGGAACTTTCAAGAGAGCAAGTGATGAGGTGATGGCAAATCGGAGAATTGTCAAAGTTCGTAAAACAGCTTCGACTACAACTACTCCTTCTTCTAACCCTTTTGCGGCGATCCAATTGGTTCTACCTGCTAATACCAGTACTCCTGCTGTGACCACAACTGAAGCTGGGAATGGGACAACAACTACCAAAAAAACAGAAGATTCAAATGATCAAAGTGAGGGAATTAAAAAGGAAGAAACAGATGTGAGTAAGGAAGCTAATCATGAGAAGGAAAGTGACAAAAATTCTAAGCTACCCAAAAGCAAATCTGAGTCTACAGCTGATGCTAATGTTGATAAGGAGAAAGTTGATAATCCTAATGAGCCTAACAAACCTGAATCTACTGAAAAGAAGGCAGTGGGAAGTGAAAATATTAAAGATGACACTGAGACGGTCACTGTAGTGGAGAAGAGTGCAGATGACATAGAAGTGGAAGGCAATAAGAcggaaaatgaaatgaaaaaacatGTTGGCGGTGGAAAAAATGACAAGGATGCTGAAACTGCATCTTTTGGCTCGTTTCAACAGCTCTCCAGTAGCCAAAATGCTTTCACAGGACTTGCAGGAACTGGGTTCGCAAATACTACATTCTCATTTGGAGCTAATTCAAAAGAGGGATCTCCACTAGGATTTGGTTCTGAATCAG GGTCATCTAGTGTAAAAAAGAGCGAGGGAACTGGATTTCCTTCCATGCAAGAGGTTCCGATTGTAACAGGGGAGGAGCATGAAAAGGCGATCTTTACAGCTGACTCTGTGCTGTTTGAATATCTTAATGGAGGGTGGAAGGAGCGTGGAAAAGGAGAGCTGAAGCTCAATATTTCAAGTGGAACTGGAAAAGCTAGACTTGTTATGAGAACCAGAGGAAATTACAGGTTGATTTTGAATGCCAACCTTTATCCTGAAATGAAGCTCGCAAGCATGGATAAAAAAGGTGTCACCTTTGCTTGTATGAATAGTGCTGATGATGGGAAAGATGGACTCTCAACAATTGCTTTGAAGTTCAAGGATGCCTCTATTATTGAGGAGTTTCGAGCTGCTGTGATGGAACATAAAAATAAGATAGAAGTCTCTTTGAAGACGCCACCAAATTCTCCATGA
- the LOC101246934 gene encoding nuclear pore complex protein NUP50A isoform X1 translates to MGDADSLQPSKKRAAVKELSRDNPGLDDDNESSEQENGTFKRASDEVMANRRIVKVRKTASTTTTPSSNPFAAIQLVLPANTSTPAVTTTEAGNGTTTTKKTEDSNDQSEGIKKEETDVSKEANHEKESDKNSKLPKSKSESTADANVDKEKVDNPNEPNKPESTEKKAVGSENIKDDTETVTVVEKSADDIEVEGNKTENEMKKHVGGGKNDKDAETASFGSFQQLSSSQNAFTGLAGTGFANTTFSFGANSKEGSPLGFGSESGAGSGSGSLFGAKSDQSIFGVSLPTNGNASLFGYSGSSSVKKSEGTGFPSMQEVPIVTGEEHEKAIFTADSVLFEYLNGGWKERGKGELKLNISSGTGKARLVMRTRGNYRLILNANLYPEMKLASMDKKGVTFACMNSADDGKDGLSTIALKFKDASIIEEFRAAVMEHKNKIEVSLKTPPNSP, encoded by the coding sequence ATGGGGGACGCGGACTCTCTTCAACCATCAAAGAAAAGGGCTGCTGTAAAGGAACTATCACGAGATAATCCTGGtcttgatgatgataatgagtCATCTGAACAGGAGAATGGAACTTTCAAGAGAGCAAGTGATGAGGTGATGGCAAATCGGAGAATTGTCAAAGTTCGTAAAACAGCTTCGACTACAACTACTCCTTCTTCTAACCCTTTTGCGGCGATCCAATTGGTTCTACCTGCTAATACCAGTACTCCTGCTGTGACCACAACTGAAGCTGGGAATGGGACAACAACTACCAAAAAAACAGAAGATTCAAATGATCAAAGTGAGGGAATTAAAAAGGAAGAAACAGATGTGAGTAAGGAAGCTAATCATGAGAAGGAAAGTGACAAAAATTCTAAGCTACCCAAAAGCAAATCTGAGTCTACAGCTGATGCTAATGTTGATAAGGAGAAAGTTGATAATCCTAATGAGCCTAACAAACCTGAATCTACTGAAAAGAAGGCAGTGGGAAGTGAAAATATTAAAGATGACACTGAGACGGTCACTGTAGTGGAGAAGAGTGCAGATGACATAGAAGTGGAAGGCAATAAGAcggaaaatgaaatgaaaaaacatGTTGGCGGTGGAAAAAATGACAAGGATGCTGAAACTGCATCTTTTGGCTCGTTTCAACAGCTCTCCAGTAGCCAAAATGCTTTCACAGGACTTGCAGGAACTGGGTTCGCAAATACTACATTCTCATTTGGAGCTAATTCAAAAGAGGGATCTCCACTAGGATTTGGTTCTGAATCAGGTGCTGGTTCTGGTTCTGGGTCTCTCTTTGGAGCAAAAAGCGATCAGTCAATTTTCGGTGTTAGTCTTCCCACTAATGGAAATGCTTCTCTATTTGGTTACTCAGGGTCATCTAGTGTAAAAAAGAGCGAGGGAACTGGATTTCCTTCCATGCAAGAGGTTCCGATTGTAACAGGGGAGGAGCATGAAAAGGCGATCTTTACAGCTGACTCTGTGCTGTTTGAATATCTTAATGGAGGGTGGAAGGAGCGTGGAAAAGGAGAGCTGAAGCTCAATATTTCAAGTGGAACTGGAAAAGCTAGACTTGTTATGAGAACCAGAGGAAATTACAGGTTGATTTTGAATGCCAACCTTTATCCTGAAATGAAGCTCGCAAGCATGGATAAAAAAGGTGTCACCTTTGCTTGTATGAATAGTGCTGATGATGGGAAAGATGGACTCTCAACAATTGCTTTGAAGTTCAAGGATGCCTCTATTATTGAGGAGTTTCGAGCTGCTGTGATGGAACATAAAAATAAGATAGAAGTCTCTTTGAAGACGCCACCAAATTCTCCATGA
- the LOC101246353 gene encoding phosphatidylglycerophosphate phosphatase PTPMT1, with protein MYIEEEKRGELENGEVEMAGVVEKAEKSSPADKVVYSGGSSGKNAIVVLDVRRVMVGVGARALFYPTLLYNVVRNKIQVEFRWWDWIDEFVLLGAVPFPSDVKRLKELGVSGVVTLNEPYETLVPTSLYEAHGIRHLVLPTRDYLFAPSLNNICQAVEFIHENASNGQSTYVHCKAGRGRSTTIVLCYLVKYKQMTPNDAYNYVKSIRPRVLLASSQRQAVQDFYHIMVKKTHSSNPLTSMISLNSRFLARRNLLAFDDGAVVVITETDLDGYDSSLNSRVAGSEIWADLNLVYRVRVAGGAALARLSCMWLSCHTDQKILNQKPTAKSKQLESFTVDIHVFS; from the exons ATGTATATAGAGGAAGAGAAGAGAGGAGAGTTGGAGAATGGGGAAGTGGAGATGGCTGGTGTGGTAGAGAAGGCAGAGAAATCATCTCCTGCTGATAAGGTGGTGTATTCTGGTGGTAGTAGTGGCAAGAATGCTATTGTTGTGTTGGATGTCAGGAGGGTCATGGTTGGAGTTGGTGCTCGGGCTTTGTTTTACCCGACACTTCTCTACAATGTTGTTAGGAACAAGATTCAAGTGGAGTTTCGCTGGTGGGACTGGATTGATGAG TTTGTGTTATTAGGTGCTGTCCCTTTCCCATCGGATGTGAAAAGGCTTAAGGAGCTTGGTGTCTCCGGTGTTGTCACCCTTAATGAGCCATATGAGACTTTAGTTCCTACTTCCTTATATGAG GCTCATGGTATTCGTCATTTGGTTCTCCCCACTAGAGATTACTTATTTGCGCCATCACTGAATAATATATGTCAAGCAGTAGAGTTCATCCATG aaaatgcTTCCAATGGACAAAGTACGTATGTGCACTGCAAAGCTGGTCGAGGACGTAGCACGACCATTGTCTTATGCTACTTG GTTAAGTACAAGCAGATGACACCAAATGATGCATATAACTATGTGAAGTCTATCCGTCCAAGGGTGCTTTTGGCCTCTTCCCAGCGACAG GCTGTCCAGGATTTCTACCATATCATGGTGAAAAAGACACATAGTTCTAACCCCTTGACTAGTATGATATCGTTGAATTCAAGGTTCTTGGCTAGACGTAATTTGCTCGCCTTTGATGATGGTGCTGTAGTGGTGATAACCGAAACAGATCTAGATGGATATGATTCGAGCCTCAACTCCAGGGTGGCTGGATCCGAGATATGGGCTGATTTGAATTTGGTTTACAGGGTTCGAGTTGCTGGTGGGGCAGCCTTAGCAAGACTCTCCTGTATGTGGCTTAGCTGCCACACCGACCAGAAGATTCTGAATCAGAAGCCGACTGCAAAGAGCAAGCAGCTGGAAAGTTTTACTGTAGATATTCATGTCTTCTCTTAA
- the LOC101245770 gene encoding F-box/kelch-repeat protein At1g80440-like, which yields MQATAMDFIPGLPNEIALECLIRLPVDQFSKAASVCKKWNGEITSPEFRRRRKFSGLTRPVLVMVQSMVATVKKPEGDTALFSTQVYRISVSDPGNGSWYDLPPIPELIDGLPRFCRIVGVGSDLVVIGGCDPVTWRVMDCVFIYNFISGSWRRGADMPGQQRSFFGCGSDSDRMIVVAGGHDDEKNALISALSYDVVKDEWVTLPDMVMERDECKVVYHKGKFHVIGGYPTWAQGHFENDAEVFDTATWQWRLEDDFLSVINTSPQSCVEGDDGRLYMCRGGDVAVKEDHTWRKLAELPAGIASVAYLTACQGKLILVGRGPFDEVYSSYALDLDAESDGKVKKWTKVETPNEYSGHVQYGCCLEL from the coding sequence atgcaagCTACAGCCATGGACTTCATCCCGGGGCTACCTAATGAAATAGCTCTTGAATGTCTCATACGTCTACCTGTGGATCAATTTTCTAAAGCAGCTTCAGTATGCAAAAAATGGAACGGCGAGATTACGTCGCCGGAGTTTCGTCGCCGGCGGAAATTTTCTGGATTGACCCGACCCGTTTTAGTCATGGTGCAATCTATGGTGGCTACTGTGAAAAAACCAGAGGGTGATACTGCTCTTTTTTCTACTCAGGTTTACCGTATCTCCGTTTCTGACCCGGGAAACGGGTCCTGGTACGATTTGCCGCCGATACCGGAGTTAATTGATGGATTGCCGAGGTTTTGCCGGATTGTTGGAGTCGGGTCGGATTTAGTAGTAATTGGCGGGTGTGACCCGGTTACCTGGCGGGTTATGGATTGTGTTTTCATTTACAATTTCATATCCGGGTCATGGCGTCGTGGGGCGGATATGCCAGGTCAGCAGAGGTCGTTCTTCGGATGTGGATCGGATTCCGATAGAATGATCGTCGTCGCCGGTGGCCACGACGACGAAAAGAATGCTTTGATATCAGCGCTCTCATACGACGTCGTTAAAGACGAGTGGGTTACACTTCCTGATATGGTCATGGAGAGAGACGAATGTAAGGTTGTATATCACAAAGGTAAATTCCACGTCATCGGCGGTTATCCTACGTGGGCGCAAGGTCACTTTGAGAATGACGCTGAGGTGTTCGACACCGCCACGTGGCAGTGGCGACTGGAAGATGACTTCTTGAGTGTGATCAACACTTCTCCTCAAAGTTGCGTTGAAGGTGATGATGGGAGATTATACATGTGCCGAGGAGGTGACGTGGCAGTGAAGGAAGATCATACGTGGCGGAAGTTGGCGGAATTGCCAGCAGGGATTGCCAGCGTGGCATATTTGACAGCGTGTCAAGGGAAGTTGATATTGGTGGGAAGGGGTCCATTTGATGAAGTCTATAGTAGTTATGCTTTGGATTTGGATGCGGAGAGTGATGGCAAAGTGAAAAAATGGACAAAAGTAGAAACTCCTAACGAATATAGTGGTCATGTTCAATATGGTTGTTGTTTGGAACTATGA